The window TGGAGTCTAGACGTACATGCGAAAAAAAGATGTTTTTCGCTAAAGTTTCTAGTAATGACTATATTGTCGGAAAATATAATCAATAAAATAAAGTATTAGCTTGATGATTATAATACTTTATTTTAAAAAAACAAATCATTGTAATCATTTTACAATTTAATGGCTAAAAAATTTAACAGCTTACGGATGACTAAACATTAATCCGTGAGCTGTTTAACGTTGTAAAATCAATGTTTATACAACTATTTGCACATAATTCGTAAATATAATTAGAATGGTTATTTTGCACTAATTATAGATTAAATTGTTTTAAATGGGAATATATTCTATTGTAAATATTGACAATTATATTGTGTGTTGTATAGTTACATGTGTACAGATTGTTATTAGTCTAGAATCAAATATTGCCTAAACCTCTCTGAATATTGTTTGAAAGTCGATGTATTAGTACGGCGACATTTGTCGAGCGTGGGAATATAAAGAGTTTCTGTACCTATTAATACCATTTAATTACTTTATAGTCTTAAAATGGTTTTAGTTAATATTGGATTTGTAGCTAAAAACGTTATTACGAATGATTATGTTTTATAAAAATTATTTTTAATCTAAATTAGTTATTAAAGGAGGGATGGCTGTAGGATTTTACAGCCGATTAAATGGAGATTATCAATCAAACAAACAGAACAATGCTCTTTGAGGAAATTAATCCTGAAAAGCTGGATTTAATTACGCTTGTTGGGGATGTAAAAGGAATTGACAGTCTTAGTGATGAGAAGATAAAAGAAATTAATCAATATCTTCTTGTGAAAAGCTTCGACGAATTTTTAGATAAGTTTTCTCCAACAGTCTATTCATTCTACAATGCAACGAATCAAAAAGTGATGTATACACTAAAGAAACCAGAAGGAATTCAAGAGGATTGCATTTCAGAAATTGCTATAGATCAAAATAATGATTTTTTAAACATGTTATTCACATTAATTGATACGAAAAGAAGTCAAGGTATTGCTAATGTAGACTTTAAATTTGAAAATCTTTTAGATATGATTTCACCTAAAAAAGTGATGGATGATATTCGACAAGTACGAAAAGAAATCCACTATTTATATGGGGAATATGACAAGTTAGAAGAAGGAGATCCTAAAAAGCTGGATACAGGAGATAAGCTAAATTTAATGTTTGAAGTAGCAAGCAGAAACTATAATAACGTCATGGCGATGCTACCATTAGCTATTGAAGATATAAAAACGAGGCTTCTACTAGGTGCTAATCAGCAAGAAGATGATTCTGAAAAGTTACAAATAGGGACACTTACTATCGGTGAAACGGGCGAATTAAAGATCATCGAAGCACCACAAAATAATAATTCTGAACTAATGGTTATTGAAGAAAATAGTAATTATGGTTTAAGTACGGTCTTTGAAGAAGATTATGAATCTATTACAGAATCTCCATCTTCATATGTGAAAGATTTAGTAATTAGAACTTTCTCTCCATTACCAACAGTGATAGCGGACTTTGACGTCGAAACAGAGGTTCAGAATTACAATACATACTTAGAATTCTATAAAGATGCAAAAGATGAATTTGTAAAGACAGTAAAACCTTTGGTTGAAAAACTATTGGGAGTAAAAATGTATTTTGATCAGTATGCTACCAAAAATAGAGGGATGCAGCCTTCTCTGCTTGTAACGAATACAAAATTGGACATGCTTGTTAAAAGTAATAACTTGCTGAGACTGAGTACGTACCTAAATACTGTAAACTCCAAAAATGATTTTACAGACACTGTTTGGTATGGCATTGTTCCGGCACTTGAATTAGAAGCATCCGGTAATTTAAAAGTAACTAGATCTCGTTTTAAAGGTAATGAAAAAGTTTCAAAACAAGAAGGCAATACAATGGAATCTTTGTCTCTGCTACTGGATGCCATAAAAGAGTTTAAAATCCAAGTATTCTTTAACTTCATGGCGGAAGAAGAAACAACTTTTAACGGTATAGCAACAGCAGGTATAGATCGTCTTATTGATAAGTGTACTCCTCTATTAAGAAAGGAATACAGTGAATTTGCAATTCCATGTCTCCCTAATTTTACTATTATTCCGAAAGACAAGTCTGGAGTTATCATTGACACTAGAATGCAAACAACCGAAAATGGGGCAAGACTTTCTAAAGAAAAAGAGGATATTTTAAAATTATGGATTGAAGGCGTATATGTCGGAGCTAGTTATGTAGCAGCAGGAATTGTTTCTGCTTATCAATGCCCTGAGTATTTAAAAGAATCATTCCGCAATGTGAAGAAGACTTATCCAGGAGTACGTTTTGATATTGAAGCGGGAGATAACTCACTTAGAGCCGTGACAACAATGGCAAAAGAGATTTCTGGGTTTACGAATAACATTAAAGATGCAATTAACAATAAAAGTTTCGGTTTTGTTTTTTCTTCAGAAAATGCACAGCTGCAAGATAAAGACATTAAGCGTATAACAGTGTATAAAGCGAGAAGCTTAGCGATGGAGGAAGATGGATTCGATTCAATCTACAAAACTCAAGTGAGCACATATATTGAGAGAATTCTTAGATTTCAATCAGGTGATTTTAAACATGAAAATATTGTTCGATTCTTCAGTAATAACCCGAGTAGCCAAAAAAGTAAGTGGTTGAATGATAAGGGATATGTAAATTCTGTGATTCAAGATGGAGACGATATCGGCTACATTATTGATGAAAAGACAAGTCTATGCCAAATAGACTTAGTGTTTAATGGAAATGTGAAGAACCTTGAAGTCATGATTACAAAAGGAACAAGTGCTGTTAAGGCCTAGAGATTCCCACCTGTAATTATATTAATTAATCACATTATTGGATGTGTGTTTAAGATTTATTACCAAATAAATCTTTTAACATAAATATGGATTTATTTCTAAATTTAAAATGGTAGAAATTACGTATTTCTCAATTTTGCTACTTCTCATCAAATAAATTATTGAGAAATCAAGGCATCAAAATGGGAAATCTAACTTTATCAAAGGGAATTTGGGGATGATTCAAAAACATAAAATTAGGAGGAAATAGAAATGGGCTTTGTTTTAAAAATAGAAGGTTCTGAAGCAATTGAATTAGGTTTAGAAAGTATTATGACAGTTGAGTATGAAACAGATACTCCGAATGACTCTAATGCTCGATCTACAGATGTTGGAGCAACTTTAAAAGTGAAAGGAAAAATCCTTACTGCAACAGATGGCGATAATTCAGATGATACGATGAAGTTGGGATTATGGTCTTTAGTACCTGCTGAAAAGGCTGACTGTTATCGTAAAGTAACATTAGAAGTCATTGCAGCCGACCAAGTTGTCAGAAAAATTAGTTTTCCAAATGCGTTTGTGGTCGATTATTCAGAAAAATTTGGAGACACTGAGGGCATCGGAGAGTTCTTCATTTTTATTAAACAGAAGAAAGATAAGACTGACTTAGCGAAAATTGAAGGCGGCTACGCAGTCTAAAACTATGCTTTGATATTTGCACATCAAATAATCTAAGGGACTATATAGTTCCTTAGATTATTTTGAATAATCTTATTTAATGGGAATGAAAAATAATGAAAAATTACTATGAAACTCTGGGAATTAGTAAGAATGCAACTCAAGATCAAATAAAAGCTGCATATAGAAAATTGTCTAAAAAGCATCATCCAGATGTTAATGGAGGAAGTAAGGAATCAGAAAGGATTTTTTTGGAAGGTCAAGAAGCCTATAAAGTTTTGAAAGATGCTATTTCTAGAAAAGATTATGATACCCGACTTGAAAAAGCTGCACAAAGTAAGTCTAACTTAGATGAAAGAACTAACGGAAATAGCAGGGAACAATCTACTGTAAAAAAGCAAGAATTTAACATGAATAATATCGAAAAAAACTTTGAACATTTTTTTGGTTTTAATCCAAAAACAAAAGAAATGTCTACTTTAAATAATCAACCAAAAAAGAAAAATCCAATCGATACAACAGATTTATTTGAGCGTTTTTTTAAAAAATAAGAGTTTATCTAATAAAGTGTTATTCAGTATACATACAGAAATAAGAAAGGAGCCGAGCTGATGTCTGGAACAAATAACTCTATTGACACACAAATACATGAGAGAAGTAGAGATATACAAATAGCTATAATAATCATAGACGCCATAATTGTAATAATTATTCTATTTATGATTGTATTTGTTTTGAAACAAGACACTCTTTTGAAAATTATGGTTGGATCACTGTTTAGTATAGTAGTAATCGTTTATGGGATACTGAAAATTATAGTTAAAGATAATATAAATGGAGGAATAGGACCAGGTATTAAGAAGCTAGTGCTTCTCAGTCAAGACGGCGAAATTGCAAGAGAATGGGACATACAAGGCAAAACATCATTACTTATTGGTAAAAGTACAACTAATCAAGAGGTAGATATAAACTTGAGTGGTACAGAGTATGAATCCCTAATTAGTAATGAGCATGCGGTTTTAAATTGTGTCTCAGAAGCCTGGTACTTAGAAGATATTGATTCTGTTAATGGAGTTGGTATAAAAAAAGCAGATAAACGAATTAAAAATAGATTAAGACATGAAAGTCCTTATCGCATAAATAATGGAGATACAATTTACATTGCAAATACTCGGATATTGGTGAAATAAGTAAATCTAAAATCGTAACAATAATGGGGGATATAGATAATGAGTTTGATTAGATGTACAAATGGTCATATGTTTAGTTCAAGAAGGCATAGGAACGTATGCCCTTATTGTAATGTAATGGTAGAGCAAGAGTCTAAGTTCAATAAACAATCATTTGTAGGTGTCGAAGAAGATGATAAAACAATGCCATATCTTGGAGAGATAGATGGGGTTAATCCTGTAACAGGCTGGTTAGTTTGTATAGAAGGGCCACAGATGGGACGGGACTACAGAATTTTATCCGAAAAGAATTTTATTGGAAGAGCAGAGGAAATGCATATTCGAATTATCGGGGACAACACCATTTCAGCAAGAAATCATGCTGTTATTGTTTACGATCCTAAAAAAAGGAATTTCTTTTTACTGCCGGGAGATGCATCGGGCTTAGCTTATCTTAATAATGAAGCTGTTTATACACCTACAGAACTGGCAGCATACGATGTTATACAGTTGGGAAGCAGTATGTTCCTCTTTATTCCTTTATGTGGTGTTCATTTTGAATGGGAAAACAATCAAAGCGAGGAATGATAAGGAAATGGAGCTAAAGCTTGTGCCATACTTAATTGTATTTGTGTGTATCATTGTAATCGTAATTTTATTAATTATTAGAAATATCGTTTCGAATAAAGTAGAAATTCGAAAAATAGAAATAGGGAATGGTCAAACGATTGGGAGACGAGAGGAACAAGATGATTATTTTTCATCAGTCGAATCAAACAATGGAACAATTGCTGTGTTAGCAGATGGAATAAGTGGTTTAGCGAATGGCAGAATGGCAAGTACAGTTGCTGTGACTACATTTATTCAAGAATTTTTGAAACTAAATAAGCTTGAAAATATGGAGTCTTTCTTTAAAAAAACAGCAGTACTAAGTAATAATACAATTGTTCAAAATCTTAACGGCTCCAATGGTGGAACTACACTAGTTGCCGCAGTTATTGATGAACAAGGTTATTTACATTGGGGAGCTGCAGGGGATAGTATCCTCTCTATATTTAGGAATGGTGAGTTTATCGCAGTCAATCAAAAACATATTTTCGAATCTGTACTAAAAGAAAAATATGTTTCAGGAGAAATAACAAAGTTAGAAGTACAAGAAAATCCATTGAAAAAAAGGTTAGTCAATTATTTAGGATATGAAGGTTTTAAAAATTTAGATATAGGCAATAAACCAATCCAATTAAAAAAAGGAGATAAAGTTTGTTTATTTAGCGATGGTGTTTCTGACAGTTTGACTGAAGTTGAAATGGAAATGATATTTACTCAGCATTCTCAACCGTATAATATTGCTCAAAATATTATTAAAGCTGTAGAACAAAAGCGTTTGAAAAATCAAGACAATGCAACCATCGTGATTTTAGAGAAGAAATGGTAACTAAACTGATTCGAGATAAACAACGGGCAATCGTGTAAGGAGGGATATAAATGCGAAAGGAAAATAGCGACTTCAAAACAAGCTTTTTGTCAGAAGCAGGATCTTTTATGCAAAATAAGGATTATTTCGCTTATACAGAGTTAGA is drawn from Solibacillus sp. R5-41 and contains these coding sequences:
- a CDS encoding transcriptional regulator, producing MEIINQTNRTMLFEEINPEKLDLITLVGDVKGIDSLSDEKIKEINQYLLVKSFDEFLDKFSPTVYSFYNATNQKVMYTLKKPEGIQEDCISEIAIDQNNDFLNMLFTLIDTKRSQGIANVDFKFENLLDMISPKKVMDDIRQVRKEIHYLYGEYDKLEEGDPKKLDTGDKLNLMFEVASRNYNNVMAMLPLAIEDIKTRLLLGANQQEDDSEKLQIGTLTIGETGELKIIEAPQNNNSELMVIEENSNYGLSTVFEEDYESITESPSSYVKDLVIRTFSPLPTVIADFDVETEVQNYNTYLEFYKDAKDEFVKTVKPLVEKLLGVKMYFDQYATKNRGMQPSLLVTNTKLDMLVKSNNLLRLSTYLNTVNSKNDFTDTVWYGIVPALELEASGNLKVTRSRFKGNEKVSKQEGNTMESLSLLLDAIKEFKIQVFFNFMAEEETTFNGIATAGIDRLIDKCTPLLRKEYSEFAIPCLPNFTIIPKDKSGVIIDTRMQTTENGARLSKEKEDILKLWIEGVYVGASYVAAGIVSAYQCPEYLKESFRNVKKTYPGVRFDIEAGDNSLRAVTTMAKEISGFTNNIKDAINNKSFGFVFSSENAQLQDKDIKRITVYKARSLAMEEDGFDSIYKTQVSTYIERILRFQSGDFKHENIVRFFSNNPSSQKSKWLNDKGYVNSVIQDGDDIGYIIDEKTSLCQIDLVFNGNVKNLEVMITKGTSAVKA
- a CDS encoding membrane-associated protease 1, which codes for MGFVLKIEGSEAIELGLESIMTVEYETDTPNDSNARSTDVGATLKVKGKILTATDGDNSDDTMKLGLWSLVPAEKADCYRKVTLEVIAADQVVRKISFPNAFVVDYSEKFGDTEGIGEFFIFIKQKKDKTDLAKIEGGYAV
- a CDS encoding DnaJ domain-containing protein; protein product: MKNYYETLGISKNATQDQIKAAYRKLSKKHHPDVNGGSKESERIFLEGQEAYKVLKDAISRKDYDTRLEKAAQSKSNLDERTNGNSREQSTVKKQEFNMNNIEKNFEHFFGFNPKTKEMSTLNNQPKKKNPIDTTDLFERFFKK
- a CDS encoding FHA domain-containing protein, producing MSGTNNSIDTQIHERSRDIQIAIIIIDAIIVIIILFMIVFVLKQDTLLKIMVGSLFSIVVIVYGILKIIVKDNINGGIGPGIKKLVLLSQDGEIAREWDIQGKTSLLIGKSTTNQEVDINLSGTEYESLISNEHAVLNCVSEAWYLEDIDSVNGVGIKKADKRIKNRLRHESPYRINNGDTIYIANTRILVK
- a CDS encoding FHA domain-containing protein translates to MSLIRCTNGHMFSSRRHRNVCPYCNVMVEQESKFNKQSFVGVEEDDKTMPYLGEIDGVNPVTGWLVCIEGPQMGRDYRILSEKNFIGRAEEMHIRIIGDNTISARNHAVIVYDPKKRNFFLLPGDASGLAYLNNEAVYTPTELAAYDVIQLGSSMFLFIPLCGVHFEWENNQSEE
- a CDS encoding PP2C family serine/threonine-protein phosphatase; protein product: MELKLVPYLIVFVCIIVIVILLIIRNIVSNKVEIRKIEIGNGQTIGRREEQDDYFSSVESNNGTIAVLADGISGLANGRMASTVAVTTFIQEFLKLNKLENMESFFKKTAVLSNNTIVQNLNGSNGGTTLVAAVIDEQGYLHWGAAGDSILSIFRNGEFIAVNQKHIFESVLKEKYVSGEITKLEVQENPLKKRLVNYLGYEGFKNLDIGNKPIQLKKGDKVCLFSDGVSDSLTEVEMEMIFTQHSQPYNIAQNIIKAVEQKRLKNQDNATIVILEKKW